A genomic segment from candidate division TA06 bacterium encodes:
- a CDS encoding tetratricopeptide repeat protein, translating into MAKTVQPSLILRSKLQLPRPKPETLKRPRLMDALGNQLDRRLLVITGDAGYGKTTLLAQLSEKARLPGVFLSLEPEDSDLVTFYSGLVYGLERLQPGLARRCRGLVDRGTDIGKNHRLAMGTLLNELVEKRNEELFIFLDDYHSLSEDSGVHQALDYFIDHLPPDVHLVIASRKEPPLPSLPKWRAKRDLAELSRESLKFTEEEIRSLLEQFYKISLSETEIKGLVQKTEGWITGVQLILQAAGRDGRSVREMLNAYLEEHGGLFRYFAGEIFNREKEGLRDFMKRSSVLEVMTSESCRYVLKVNKPEVWLEELVKGNLFVTADGSGEYRYHRLFREFLYDQLTDQAERCGLHIRAAEHHEKNGEAAKAIGHYLSADKHREAVRLIDRDRERLINRAQFSLLRSWLERLAPQVYDEFPWLYAVQAVLYKEQGKLEQAENLYQQAEKQLQGKTAQSSSRAYVLYEKSIVLHRKGESKEALTVLKQALKCCSPENSDLKTSILGFTAQVWLEGQGNASKAKTCLNQARKLLKGTSNNMQAVYIEQKQSVLWESIGEKRKAFGIYKGIIEMIGDNYSHLVGSYFHNAAKVALDYGRYDWAGECLNKGYAVCLGYEDIFSESMLEFGYGYLYLFKGQWDQAQKHLERAHDIFKEMNWTRSVCIALRQLSRLYRYRGNPEKALHYLELMKQQPLGPLDRIAILMEQALIDIHKKQYLPARESLDSCKEQAIKYFGKMGEIICYLAEAEIQAGFKKPKDAERWLLKAVSLSKNYGFDGLLACELRASPVLGQLAKKCKTEKAYLLTIPSFGNHAGKDPAPEISGLRIELLGPPKILFGGKEITNGIRRQAQQLFCLLAYHGERGLSRDEILEAMWPRVKPKLAVDNFHLVMFEVRQGLLKNIGRSYGKAIVKEGGRYRLGPGLPVRTDVRAFEELLAGSREAEKTGDAVTAKKLLSQALSLKRGELCQGWTEDWVQRISRRLEDLHQKARLKLGALHLRDGELDNSLECYKQAIDHNELCEEAYRGLIRIHGAQGDLNQAKALFAKLEKALRKELKAEPAPETMEIYRTVMSSEK; encoded by the coding sequence ATGGCTAAAACAGTTCAACCGTCTTTAATCCTTCGTTCCAAGCTGCAGCTTCCCAGGCCCAAGCCGGAAACCCTAAAAAGGCCGCGGCTGATGGACGCCTTGGGCAACCAACTGGACCGCCGGCTGTTGGTGATCACCGGCGATGCGGGGTACGGAAAAACCACACTGCTTGCCCAGCTCAGCGAAAAGGCCCGCCTGCCAGGAGTGTTTCTTTCACTGGAGCCGGAAGACAGCGACCTGGTGACATTCTATTCCGGCCTGGTCTATGGCCTGGAACGGCTGCAGCCTGGGCTGGCCAGGCGGTGCCGGGGCCTGGTGGACCGGGGCACCGATATAGGAAAGAACCATAGACTGGCCATGGGTACCCTGCTGAACGAGCTGGTGGAGAAACGCAACGAAGAGCTGTTCATCTTTCTGGACGACTACCACTCCCTGTCCGAGGACAGCGGGGTTCATCAGGCGCTGGATTATTTCATCGATCACCTGCCGCCGGATGTCCATCTGGTGATAGCCTCACGCAAGGAACCTCCGCTGCCCTCCCTTCCCAAGTGGCGGGCCAAACGCGACCTGGCCGAACTGAGCCGGGAATCGCTGAAATTCACCGAGGAAGAGATCCGGTCCCTGCTGGAACAGTTTTATAAGATCAGTCTTTCGGAAACAGAGATCAAGGGCCTGGTCCAAAAGACCGAAGGCTGGATCACCGGGGTCCAACTGATACTGCAGGCCGCAGGCCGGGACGGACGTTCGGTGCGGGAAATGCTGAACGCTTATCTGGAGGAACACGGCGGCCTGTTCCGTTATTTTGCCGGGGAGATTTTCAACCGGGAGAAGGAGGGACTGCGTGACTTTATGAAGCGCAGTTCGGTGCTGGAAGTAATGACGTCCGAGTCCTGCCGCTATGTTCTAAAAGTAAATAAACCCGAAGTATGGCTGGAGGAACTGGTCAAGGGCAATCTGTTTGTCACCGCGGATGGCTCCGGGGAATACAGGTATCACAGGCTTTTCCGGGAATTCCTTTATGACCAGCTGACTGACCAGGCCGAGAGGTGCGGGCTCCACATAAGGGCGGCCGAGCACCACGAAAAGAATGGAGAAGCCGCCAAGGCCATCGGGCATTATCTTTCCGCTGACAAGCACCGGGAAGCGGTGCGGCTGATAGACCGTGACCGGGAGCGGCTGATCAACCGGGCCCAGTTCTCCCTGCTCCGCTCCTGGCTGGAGCGCCTGGCCCCGCAGGTCTACGATGAATTTCCCTGGCTTTACGCGGTCCAAGCGGTGCTTTACAAGGAGCAGGGCAAGCTGGAGCAGGCCGAAAACCTTTACCAGCAGGCGGAAAAGCAACTCCAGGGGAAAACGGCCCAAAGTTCTTCCCGGGCCTACGTGCTTTACGAAAAAAGCATCGTTCTGCACCGCAAAGGAGAATCCAAAGAAGCCCTGACGGTTCTTAAGCAGGCCCTTAAATGCTGCTCACCGGAGAACAGCGACCTGAAGACCTCCATTCTGGGTTTTACAGCCCAGGTCTGGCTGGAGGGGCAGGGAAATGCCAGCAAGGCCAAAACCTGTCTGAACCAAGCCCGGAAACTGCTGAAAGGAACCTCCAACAATATGCAGGCGGTTTACATTGAGCAGAAGCAGTCGGTCCTGTGGGAAAGCATCGGGGAAAAGCGCAAGGCCTTCGGCATCTACAAGGGCATAATCGAAATGATAGGCGATAATTACTCCCACCTGGTGGGTTCGTATTTCCACAACGCCGCCAAGGTAGCCCTGGATTACGGCCGTTACGATTGGGCCGGAGAATGCCTGAACAAGGGGTATGCGGTGTGCCTGGGCTACGAGGATATTTTCTCCGAATCCATGCTGGAGTTCGGCTACGGGTACCTGTATCTTTTTAAGGGCCAATGGGACCAGGCCCAAAAACACCTGGAAAGGGCCCACGACATTTTCAAGGAGATGAACTGGACCCGTTCGGTCTGCATTGCGCTCCGCCAGCTGAGCCGTCTTTACCGCTACCGGGGAAATCCGGAGAAGGCCCTGCATTATCTGGAGCTGATGAAACAACAGCCTTTGGGGCCTTTGGACCGGATCGCGATCTTAATGGAACAGGCCCTGATCGACATCCACAAAAAACAGTATCTCCCGGCCCGGGAATCTCTGGACTCCTGTAAAGAGCAGGCCATCAAGTATTTCGGCAAGATGGGGGAGATCATCTGCTATTTGGCAGAGGCGGAAATACAGGCCGGCTTTAAAAAACCCAAAGACGCCGAGCGCTGGCTTCTAAAAGCGGTCAGTCTGTCCAAAAATTACGGTTTTGACGGACTGCTGGCCTGCGAACTCCGGGCCAGTCCCGTCCTGGGACAATTGGCCAAGAAATGTAAGACCGAGAAGGCTTATCTACTGACCATCCCCTCTTTTGGGAACCATGCAGGCAAAGATCCTGCTCCCGAGATATCAGGACTGCGGATAGAACTGCTGGGGCCGCCCAAGATATTATTTGGCGGAAAAGAGATCACCAACGGCATCAGGCGGCAGGCCCAGCAGTTATTCTGCCTTTTGGCTTATCACGGGGAGAGAGGTCTGAGCCGGGACGAGATATTGGAGGCCATGTGGCCCAGGGTCAAGCCCAAACTGGCGGTGGACAATTTTCACCTGGTGATGTTCGAGGTACGGCAGGGCCTGCTGAAAAACATCGGGAGATCCTATGGCAAGGCCATAGTAAAAGAGGGGGGAAGATACCGGCTCGGCCCCGGCCTGCCGGTGAGAACCGATGTCCGGGCCTTTGAGGAGTTATTGGCCGGATCGCGGGAAGCGGAAAAGACCGGGGATGCGGTCACCGCCAAAAAACTTCTGAGCCAGGCACTGTCCCTTAAGAGGGGGGAGCTCTGCCAGGGCTGGACGGAGGACTGGGTGCAGAGGATATCACGCCGGTTGGAGGATCTGCACCAAAAGGCACGGTTAAAGCTGGGGGCCCTGCATCTCCGGGATGGGGAACTGGACAACAGCCTGGAGTGTTATAAACAGGCTATTGACCACAACGAATTATGTGAAGAGGCCTATCGGGGATTGATAAGGATCCACGGGGCGCAGGGCGATCTTAACCAAGCCAAGGCCCTGTTCGCCAAGCTCGAAAAAGCCCTGCGTAAGGAATTGAAGGCGGAGCCTGCCCCCGAAACCATGGAAATTTACCGGACGGTGATGTCTTCCGAGAAATAG
- a CDS encoding beta-propeller fold lactonase family protein, which produces MRTWSKLAMLALALGLVALPAMADWQTGTVGLGNGIKSVAVDPVRNLVFSADSGSGMISVTNGKTNAVQGWWVGAGPNCLAVNPITGRLYVATNSSSTVDTIMVVDTLGSVVAKLEVKNHPKAMVFDADSNFLYVANYGSDTVSIFKNEALLRNVVVKDRPRAMVLDPVQHYVWVSYELSDSVTVIRRSGELTNTLWSGRRAYGMAVCASVNRLYVANTDDDSVTVFDCWGYVKEAKLYSGDYPVSVVCDPAAKQAYVANMSSGTVTAVNCSTNTSAGQALVKPFPIQMAINPVTRKLYVGNDNAIPVLMILDWRSGVVRDSVVLTHAPGRMALNPATNSIYAVLECGATVNDSLAVIDGSDYDTTIAVAKSGTQFAAVNPITGDAFFSNSNADNVTVIKANGDTLTIAVGDDPRMIAVNPITNKAFVCNTGSKSVSVINGASYSVENTITVDTLPTIVAVNPLTNYVYVNSFLASANRLKVIDTKHWDTTSVLVGSKPFSIAVNPVTNRIYVGNDVSNTVTVIDGARHTVITSVPVNRPYKIDINPVTNKIYVAKLQTSGQVAVIDGATNTSTNVTVGNWPSGVAVNRANNKIYVTNYNDSTVTEIDGLTNATSTIKVGVHPEWIAADPVTGKVFVSNSDGSSLNIIDCASRSVKTMAVPAGPRQVVVNPATGKAYLACYTAGRAVVLDQTVEQDVKVTTYDGGTTWAHVFPGSNQNRSVSTINHWLPYKTKINKGFFSLATSQSFWKFGASSSSNDSSLVWLTGNGWGSDTAIYGDNVYRRSALETQAFATNNLGSGTPFIGNITTDVMYRLDNATPTIAWWDSLADDNDSLDGYGPYTVKAVITDFSGLDTVYLHYNPAKAYTGMTRALADTFVGVIPAQILAYGDTAALSYMIEAQDHAQNPYGTFNYSATSQRVIHLRNLTGVDGNPTDPALPKTFALQAAYPNPSHGQAVLKYQLPKASNVQLQVYNVAGQLVKTINEGQKPAGYHQIGLKDNVMANGIYFYKLTAGEFSATKKLVVLK; this is translated from the coding sequence ATGAGAACTTGGAGTAAACTGGCAATGCTGGCGCTGGCCCTGGGCCTGGTAGCACTGCCAGCCATGGCCGACTGGCAGACCGGCACGGTGGGCTTGGGGAACGGCATCAAGAGCGTAGCCGTTGACCCGGTGCGCAACCTGGTATTCTCCGCCGACAGCGGCAGCGGCATGATCAGCGTGACCAATGGAAAGACGAATGCGGTTCAGGGCTGGTGGGTAGGCGCCGGGCCGAACTGCCTGGCGGTCAATCCGATCACCGGCAGGCTGTATGTGGCCACCAACAGTTCCTCTACCGTGGATACGATCATGGTGGTGGATACCCTCGGTTCGGTGGTTGCCAAGCTGGAGGTCAAGAACCACCCCAAGGCGATGGTCTTTGACGCCGATAGCAATTTTCTGTACGTGGCCAATTATGGCAGCGACACCGTGAGCATCTTCAAGAACGAAGCGCTGCTGAGGAACGTAGTGGTTAAGGATCGCCCCCGGGCAATGGTGCTGGACCCGGTGCAGCATTACGTCTGGGTGTCCTACGAGCTTTCCGATTCGGTTACCGTCATCCGTCGCTCGGGTGAACTTACCAATACGCTATGGTCCGGCCGGCGGGCTTACGGCATGGCGGTCTGCGCCTCGGTCAACCGGCTGTATGTGGCCAACACCGACGACGACAGCGTGACGGTATTCGACTGCTGGGGCTATGTCAAGGAAGCCAAGCTTTACTCCGGCGATTATCCGGTATCGGTGGTCTGCGATCCGGCGGCCAAGCAGGCCTATGTGGCCAATATGAGCAGTGGCACGGTAACCGCCGTAAATTGTTCCACCAACACCAGCGCCGGACAGGCTTTGGTCAAACCATTTCCCATTCAGATGGCCATCAACCCGGTCACCAGAAAACTTTACGTGGGCAACGATAACGCCATCCCGGTGCTGATGATCCTGGACTGGCGCAGCGGGGTGGTCCGCGATTCCGTGGTGCTGACCCACGCCCCGGGCCGGATGGCGCTCAACCCGGCCACCAACAGCATTTACGCCGTATTGGAGTGCGGCGCAACCGTCAATGACAGTCTGGCGGTGATCGACGGCTCGGACTATGATACCACCATCGCTGTGGCCAAAAGCGGCACCCAGTTCGCCGCGGTCAACCCCATCACCGGGGACGCCTTCTTCAGCAACAGCAATGCGGACAACGTGACGGTGATCAAGGCCAACGGCGACACCCTGACCATCGCGGTGGGAGACGACCCAAGAATGATCGCCGTTAATCCTATTACCAATAAAGCGTTTGTCTGCAACACCGGAAGCAAGTCGGTATCGGTCATAAATGGCGCCAGCTATTCCGTGGAGAACACCATTACCGTTGATACCCTGCCAACCATCGTGGCTGTCAATCCGCTGACCAACTATGTTTATGTCAACAGTTTTTTGGCCTCGGCCAACCGGCTTAAGGTCATAGACACCAAGCACTGGGACACCACCTCGGTGTTGGTGGGATCCAAACCCTTCTCCATCGCGGTGAACCCGGTTACCAACCGGATCTATGTGGGCAATGACGTAAGCAACACGGTGACAGTGATCGACGGGGCCCGCCATACTGTGATAACCTCTGTTCCGGTCAATCGGCCGTACAAGATAGACATCAACCCCGTGACCAACAAGATCTACGTGGCCAAGCTCCAGACCAGCGGCCAGGTGGCGGTGATAGACGGGGCCACTAACACCAGCACCAATGTGACCGTGGGTAACTGGCCCTCCGGAGTGGCTGTCAACCGGGCCAATAACAAGATCTACGTCACCAACTACAACGACAGCACGGTGACAGAGATCGACGGTCTGACCAACGCCACCAGTACCATCAAGGTGGGCGTTCATCCTGAATGGATCGCGGCCGACCCGGTGACCGGCAAGGTGTTCGTCTCCAACAGCGACGGCAGCAGCCTGAACATAATAGACTGCGCCAGCCGCAGCGTCAAGACCATGGCGGTGCCGGCCGGGCCGAGACAAGTAGTCGTGAATCCGGCCACCGGCAAGGCTTACCTGGCCTGCTATACCGCCGGGCGGGCGGTGGTCTTGGACCAGACCGTGGAACAGGATGTCAAAGTGACTACTTATGACGGCGGCACCACCTGGGCCCACGTTTTCCCGGGAAGCAACCAAAATCGTTCCGTGTCCACCATAAATCACTGGCTTCCCTATAAAACAAAAATCAATAAAGGATTTTTCAGCCTGGCCACCAGCCAGTCATTCTGGAAGTTCGGCGCAAGTAGCTCAAGCAACGACTCCTCTTTGGTGTGGCTGACCGGGAACGGATGGGGATCAGACACGGCAATCTACGGGGATAACGTTTACCGCCGCAGTGCTCTGGAAACCCAAGCCTTCGCCACCAACAACCTGGGTTCAGGAACGCCATTTATTGGCAACATCACCACCGATGTGATGTACCGGCTGGACAATGCTACTCCTACCATCGCCTGGTGGGACAGCCTGGCAGACGACAACGATTCACTGGATGGCTACGGGCCCTATACGGTCAAAGCGGTGATCACCGACTTTTCGGGATTGGACACGGTCTACCTTCACTACAACCCGGCGAAGGCCTACACCGGCATGACCCGGGCCCTGGCCGACACCTTTGTGGGAGTGATCCCTGCCCAGATCCTGGCTTACGGCGATACGGCAGCCCTGTCCTACATGATAGAGGCACAAGACCATGCGCAAAATCCTTATGGCACCTTCAATTACTCAGCTACCAGCCAGCGGGTGATCCATCTCCGCAACCTGACCGGAGTGGATGGCAACCCAACTGATCCGGCCCTACCCAAGACCTTCGCCCTGCAGGCGGCCTATCCCAATCCTTCCCACGGTCAAGCTGTCCTCAAATACCAATTGCCCAAAGCTTCAAATGTCCAGCTTCAGGTATACAACGTGGCCGGGCAATTGGTGAAGACTATAAACGAAGGACAGAAGCCGGCGGGGTACCACCAGATAGGCTTGAAGGACAATGTTATGGCCAATGGAATCTACTTCTATAAATTAACAGCAGGGGAATTCAGCGCCACCAAAAAACTAGTGGTTCTAAAATAG
- a CDS encoding T9SS type A sorting domain-containing protein → MKSCRKLFLLALAVVTLAAIPSSADWHTATVGVGESGTYPMMAIDPVRNLTFTANTPSNTITVVNGRTNQVQTWFPGQNPRFLAVNPVTGKLYVSINGSATNDTVVIFDTTGTIIKKMPVKKEPWSMVVDSDNDRLYVANSGSDTISIFASDTLWLSYPVNDGPAHLFLNPINHALFITYGNSNSVGTLNLGQYSIMHITTGQRAIGLAINAAANKVYVANALEDSVTVIDCAIVPPEAIKKIKVGDYPMSVVTDPGAKTVYVANNLGGTVTAINCSTNAVVSDVPVKLGPDLMAINPSTGKLYITHGMTDNIVTVLDWKSGLRDSVVLGHAPSTLALNPATNKIYVRVEAGNPDSLAVIDGSDFDTTITASKSGTQFAAVNHITGDVFFSNSSSDNVTVIKANGDTMTIVVGDDPRMITVNPLSNKVFVCNFASKSVSVINGASYSVERTITVDTLPTIVAVNPLTNYIYVNSFFASANRVKVIDGKDWDTTSVLVGSKPFSIAVNPATNRIYVGNDVSNTVTVIDGASHTVLTSVSVNRPYKIDINPVTNKIYAAKLQTGGQVAVIDGATNTSTNVTVGNWPSGVAVNRANNKIYVTNYNDSTVTEIDGATNGTSTIKVGVHPEWIAADPVTGKVFVSNSDGSSLSIIDCASRSVKTMTMPAGPRQVVVNPAIGKVYLACYTAGRAVVLDQVVEQDTKVTTDDNEATWKYIFTGNSKNQVVTSTNHWTPYNTTISEGVFCLATNQSFWKFGTYSSSTDSSLDWLTGNDWRADTAIYGDNVYLRGALETQSATTNNLGAGTPFMGNITTYVMYRIDYAAPTIAWWDSLDADNDSLDGYGPYTVKAVITDFSGVDYATLYYQMSGKSWPSVAMTRAAADTFIAEIPAQIVTEGDTAVMSYMIDAGDHANIAINSSNTISSNIRSFRLRNLTGVEGNPTDPALPKIFALQAAYPNPSRGQTVIKYQLPKASDVRLQVYNVAGQLVKTINEGQKPAGYHQVKINDNTMANGIYFYQLKAGNFSATKKLLIVK, encoded by the coding sequence ATGAAGTCTTGCCGTAAATTATTCTTGCTGGCGCTGGCCGTGGTCACACTGGCGGCTATTCCGTCTTCAGCCGACTGGCACACTGCCACGGTGGGTGTGGGTGAGAGCGGTACTTACCCGATGATGGCCATCGATCCGGTGCGTAATCTTACCTTTACGGCCAACACGCCGTCGAACACCATCACCGTTGTAAACGGCCGCACCAACCAGGTCCAAACCTGGTTTCCCGGACAGAATCCCCGGTTCCTGGCGGTCAATCCCGTCACCGGCAAATTGTATGTATCCATCAACGGTTCAGCCACAAATGATACGGTGGTAATTTTCGACACCACCGGGACCATAATAAAAAAAATGCCGGTCAAGAAAGAGCCCTGGTCGATGGTGGTCGATTCCGACAATGACCGGCTGTATGTGGCCAACAGCGGCAGTGATACCATCAGCATCTTTGCCAGCGATACTTTGTGGCTATCATACCCGGTCAATGATGGACCGGCGCACCTGTTTTTAAACCCGATTAACCATGCCCTATTCATTACCTATGGAAACTCCAACAGCGTCGGAACCCTTAACCTGGGCCAGTACAGCATCATGCACATTACCACCGGACAGCGGGCGATCGGTCTGGCCATCAACGCCGCAGCCAACAAGGTCTATGTGGCCAATGCCCTTGAGGACAGCGTCACAGTGATTGATTGTGCAATAGTTCCGCCGGAGGCGATCAAAAAAATCAAAGTGGGCGACTATCCGATGTCGGTGGTGACCGATCCGGGGGCGAAGACAGTTTATGTGGCCAATAATCTGGGCGGTACGGTCACCGCCATCAATTGTTCGACCAATGCCGTGGTCAGCGATGTCCCGGTAAAATTAGGCCCCGACCTGATGGCCATCAACCCATCCACCGGAAAACTTTACATTACCCATGGCATGACTGACAACATTGTGACGGTGCTCGACTGGAAAAGCGGCCTGCGCGACTCAGTGGTATTGGGCCATGCTCCAAGCACGCTGGCCCTGAACCCGGCCACCAACAAGATATATGTGCGCGTGGAGGCCGGTAACCCCGACAGCCTGGCGGTGATCGACGGCTCGGACTTTGATACCACCATCACGGCCTCCAAGAGCGGCACCCAGTTCGCCGCGGTCAACCACATCACAGGCGACGTCTTCTTCAGCAACAGCAGCAGCGACAATGTAACCGTGATCAAGGCCAACGGGGACACAATGACCATCGTGGTGGGCGACGATCCAAGGATGATCACGGTGAATCCTCTGAGCAACAAGGTGTTCGTCTGCAACTTCGCCAGCAAATCAGTTTCGGTGATCAACGGCGCCAGCTACTCAGTGGAGCGAACCATAACAGTGGATACCCTGCCCACCATAGTGGCGGTCAATCCCCTGACCAACTATATCTACGTTAACAGTTTCTTTGCCTCGGCCAACCGGGTCAAGGTAATAGACGGGAAGGACTGGGACACCACCTCGGTGCTGGTGGGATCCAAGCCGTTCTCCATCGCAGTAAATCCAGCCACCAACCGCATCTATGTGGGCAATGATGTCAGCAATACGGTCACGGTGATAGACGGGGCGAGCCACACGGTGCTAACCTCGGTTTCGGTCAACCGGCCGTACAAGATAGACATCAATCCGGTGACCAACAAGATCTACGCGGCCAAGCTCCAGACCGGGGGCCAGGTAGCGGTGATAGACGGGGCCACTAACACCAGCACCAATGTGACCGTGGGCAACTGGCCGTCCGGGGTGGCGGTGAACCGGGCTAACAACAAGATCTACGTCACCAATTACAACGACAGCACCGTGACCGAGATCGACGGAGCCACCAACGGCACCAGCACCATCAAGGTGGGGGTACATCCGGAATGGATCGCGGCCGACCCGGTGACGGGCAAGGTCTTCGTCTCCAACAGCGACGGCAGCAGCCTGAGCATCATAGACTGCGCCAGCCGCAGCGTCAAGACCATGACTATGCCGGCGGGACCCAGACAGGTGGTTGTGAATCCGGCCATCGGCAAGGTATACCTGGCCTGCTACACCGCCGGTCGGGCGGTGGTTCTTGATCAGGTCGTGGAGCAGGATACAAAAGTAACCACCGATGACAACGAGGCCACCTGGAAATATATTTTCACTGGAAACAGCAAAAACCAGGTAGTGACCTCAACCAACCATTGGACCCCGTACAATACGACCATAAGCGAAGGAGTTTTCTGCTTGGCCACAAACCAATCGTTCTGGAAGTTCGGGACGTACTCCTCCAGCACCGATTCTTCGCTGGACTGGCTGACCGGAAATGACTGGAGAGCCGACACCGCGATCTACGGCGACAATGTTTATCTTCGCGGAGCGTTGGAGACCCAGTCGGCCACGACCAATAATTTGGGCGCAGGAACGCCTTTTATGGGTAATATCACAACCTATGTGATGTACCGAATAGATTATGCAGCTCCGACCATCGCCTGGTGGGACAGCCTGGACGCCGATAATGATTCGCTGGATGGCTATGGGCCTTATACGGTCAAAGCGGTGATCACCGATTTTTCGGGGGTGGATTATGCAACATTATACTATCAAATGTCTGGCAAATCATGGCCTTCAGTGGCTATGACCAGGGCTGCTGCGGATACTTTTATTGCAGAAATACCAGCCCAAATAGTTACGGAAGGCGATACCGCGGTGATGTCGTATATGATCGACGCAGGTGATCATGCCAATATTGCCATTAACAGCAGCAATACGATTTCATCAAATATCCGCTCCTTCCGCCTCCGCAACCTTACCGGAGTGGAGGGCAACCCAACCGATCCGGCCCTGCCCAAGATCTTTGCCCTGCAGGCGGCTTACCCTAATCCATCGCGCGGTCAAACTGTCATCAAATACCAGTTGCCCAAAGCATCCGATGTCCGGCTTCAGGTCTACAATGTGGCCGGGCAATTGGTGAAGACCATCAACGAAGGACAGAAGCCGGCCGGGTATCACCAGGTCAAAATTAACGACAATACCATGGCTAATGGCATCTATTTCTACCAGCTTAAGGCAGGGAATTTCAGCGCCACCAAGAAACTTCTGATAGTCAAATAA
- a CDS encoding methylmalonyl-CoA mutase family protein — translation MKSAKTKIKAKPKIKKAVKTVKKKTPAKKPTLKVAVQPKKQDLFTTLKEWDNTCVQPMLAKYPERKKQFLSTSGDEVKRVYTPCETEGLDYQKDLGFPGQYPYTRGVQPTMYRGKFWTMRQYAGFGDAAESNKRYKYLLAQGQTGLSIAFDLPTQIGYDSDDPMSAGEVGKVGVAIDSLADMEILFDGIPLDKVSTSMTINAPAGVLLAMYVAVAEKQGVKADQLNGTIQNDILKEYIARGTYIFPPTPSMRLITDIFEYCAKQVPKWNTISISGYHIREAGSSATQEVAFTLADGIAYVQAAIASGLSVDDFSSRLSFFFNSHNDLLEEVAKFRAARRIWARIMKERFKAQKASSQMLRFHTQTAGSTLTAQQPDNNIIRVTIQTLAAVLGGTQSLHTNSRDEALALPTEDSVRIALRTQQIVAHESGAADTVDPLAGSYYVEARTSEIEKAALEYIAKIDKLGGMVKAIEKGYVQKEIQDSAYRYQKDVEAQERIVVGVNKFTVKEEAPKNLLKVSQAVQDAQMKRLAEMKAKRDNEAVKKALGEIHRAAHGSENLMPFIVDAVRKYATLGEICGVLREVFGEYQESVVL, via the coding sequence ATGAAAAGCGCAAAGACCAAGATCAAAGCCAAGCCCAAGATCAAAAAAGCCGTCAAAACGGTGAAGAAGAAAACTCCGGCCAAGAAGCCGACCCTCAAAGTGGCTGTCCAGCCCAAGAAGCAGGATCTGTTCACCACTCTCAAGGAATGGGACAACACCTGCGTCCAGCCGATGCTGGCCAAGTACCCCGAGCGCAAGAAGCAGTTCCTGTCCACCTCGGGCGACGAGGTCAAGCGGGTTTACACCCCCTGCGAGACCGAGGGCCTGGATTACCAGAAAGATCTGGGCTTCCCCGGCCAGTACCCCTATACCCGGGGCGTCCAGCCCACCATGTACCGGGGAAAGTTCTGGACCATGCGCCAGTACGCCGGCTTCGGCGATGCGGCCGAGTCTAACAAGCGCTACAAGTATCTTTTGGCCCAGGGCCAGACCGGGCTGTCCATCGCCTTTGACCTGCCCACCCAGATCGGCTACGACTCCGACGACCCCATGTCCGCCGGCGAGGTGGGCAAGGTGGGCGTGGCCATCGATTCTTTGGCCGACATGGAAATATTGTTCGACGGTATTCCATTGGACAAGGTCTCCACCTCCATGACCATCAACGCCCCGGCCGGGGTACTGCTGGCCATGTACGTGGCGGTGGCCGAGAAGCAGGGGGTAAAGGCCGACCAGCTTAACGGCACCATCCAGAACGACATTCTAAAGGAATACATCGCCCGTGGCACCTACATCTTCCCCCCCACGCCCAGCATGCGGCTGATCACCGACATCTTTGAATACTGCGCCAAGCAGGTGCCCAAGTGGAACACCATCAGCATCTCGGGCTATCACATCCGCGAAGCCGGTTCTTCCGCCACCCAGGAAGTGGCCTTTACCCTGGCCGACGGCATCGCCTACGTCCAGGCGGCCATCGCCTCGGGCCTGAGCGTGGACGACTTCTCCTCGCGCCTTTCGTTCTTCTTCAATTCGCACAACGATCTTTTGGAAGAGGTGGCCAAGTTTAGGGCCGCCCGCCGGATCTGGGCCCGGATCATGAAGGAAAGGTTCAAGGCCCAAAAGGCCTCGTCCCAGATGCTGCGCTTCCATACCCAGACCGCCGGCAGCACCCTGACCGCCCAGCAGCCGGACAACAACATCATCCGGGTCACCATCCAGACATTGGCCGCGGTTTTGGGCGGCACCCAGAGCCTGCACACCAACTCCCGCGACGAGGCCCTGGCCCTGCCCACCGAGGATTCGGTCCGCATCGCCCTGCGCACCCAGCAGATAGTGGCCCACGAGTCCGGCGCAGCCGATACCGTTGATCCCCTGGCCGGCTCCTATTACGTGGAGGCCCGGACCAGCGAGATAGAGAAGGCAGCCCTGGAATACATCGCCAAGATAGACAAGCTGGGCGGGATGGTGAAGGCCATCGAGAAGGGCTATGTCCAGAAAGAGATCCAGGACAGCGCCTACCGCTACCAGAAGGACGTGGAGGCCCAGGAGCGGATCGTGGTCGGGGTCAACAAATTCACGGTAAAGGAAGAGGCTCCCAAGAATCTGCTGAAGGTTTCCCAGGCGGTGCAGGACGCCCAGATGAAGCGGCTGGCCGAGATGAAGGCCAAGCGTGACAACGAGGCGGTAAAGAAGGCGCTGGGCGAGATCCACCGGGCTGCCCACGGCAGCGAGAACCTGATGCCCTTCATCGTGGACGCGGTGCGGAAGTACGCCACGCTGGGAGAGATCTGCGGAGTGCTGAGAGAAGTGTTCGGGGAGTACCAGGAATCGGTGGTACTGTAA